The genomic segment CCTATCTCGTATTATAGGATTTTTATCTAGAGGGAGTTTTCGCTGTGCAATGTGGCAGCTACTATCTATTTTTATTTTGTATCCAGCTTTATTTTTCCTTTTACCCATTTTCTTTCTTTATATTTTTCCGACGGATTCAAGCGATTCTCCGATAGGAAGTTACCTACTCATTCGAAAAACGGAAAGTCAAACGATTTATTATTCAACTCCATCTTTAAAAATATTTTCTAAAGGTCAAAAATTGCTCTATCGGCAGCAATTGTTTTTGTTGGTAGACAGCTGGGTGAGTAAGAAGAATGTTCACTATTTGCGGTATCATTCGGTAGAAACAGGAGTCACGTATTCTTTCATTTGGCAGCCACATACAAATTTGTTACGCTTGAATGGAGAAACATCGCAGGAGTTTATTCGAGATGGAACGAAAGATTATATTAAAAATTTGTCCAAGGATTCAATTACAAGTTTAGAAGGAACAGGATATGAAAAATGGGAACGACCAAAGGAAGAGTTGGAGCCATTTTCATGGCAAAAGCGAACGCGAAAGAAGCTATATAAAGGCTTGAGGTAATACTCGAGCCTTTCTGATGAAAAAGACACTGAAATTTTCACTTGACTCTTATTTTCTTTATGATATACTTAACTAGTAAAGAATTAACTGGTTAATCAGAAAGGGAGTAAAATGAGTCGGTTAGCACATGAAATTGATCGTTTTTTAAATGAAATCATTTTAAAATCTGAGAATCAACATGAGATTTTGATTGGATCTTGCACGAGTGGCATGCCATTGACTAATACTCAAGAGCATATTTTGATGTTGTTGTCTGAGGAATCTTTGACAAATTCAGAGTTGGCGAAACGTTTGAATGTCAGTCAGGCAGCGGTTACAAAAGCCATTAAGTCGTTGATTAAGCAAGAGTTGTTGGAGCCATTTAAAGATGTGAAAGATGCGCGCGTCATTTTTTATCGTTTGACAGAATTGGCGAAGCCTGTTGCAGCTGAACATCAACACCATCATCACCATACGATAGAAATCTACGAAAAAATTGCCAATCAGTATAGTTCTGATGAGCAAGTCATCATTCAAAAATTCTTAGAAACCTTAGTAGGAGAAATCGGAAGATGAGGTATATCACAGTTGAAGATTTGTCTTTTTATTATGACAAAGAGCCTGTGTTGGAGCATATTAACTACTTTTTAGATAGTGGCGAGTTTGTAACCTTGACGGGAGAAAATGGTGCTGCAAAGACGACCTTGATTAAAGCTAGTCTCGGAATTTTACAGCCTCGATTTGGCAAGATCACTATTTCTAAGACAAATACGACTGGTAAAAAGTTGCGGATTGCTTATTTGCCGCAGCAAATTGCTAGCTTTAATGCAGGCTTTCCAAGTACTGTCTACGAATTTGTAAAATCGGGTCGTTATCCACGAAAAGGTTGGTTTCGTCGTTTAAATGCTCATGATGAGGAGCATATTAAAGTCAGTTTAGATGCAGTTGGTATGTGGGAAAATCGTGATAAACGGATTGGCTCGCTGTCAGGTGGGCAAAAGCAGCGGGCAGTGATTGCACGAATGTTTGCTTCAGATCCGGATATTTTTGTCTTGGATGAGCCAACAACAGGGATGGATGCAGGCAGCAAGGATGAATTTTATAATTTGATGCACCATAGTGCTCATCGGCATGGCAAGGCTGTCCTGATGATTACACATGATCCAGAGGAAGTCCGAAAATATGCAGACCGCAATATCCATTTAGTGCGAAATCAAGATTCGCCATGGCGCTGCTTCAACGTTCATGAGAGTGACAAGGAGG from the Streptococcus constellatus subsp. constellatus genome contains:
- a CDS encoding zinc-dependent MarR family transcriptional regulator: MSRLAHEIDRFLNEIILKSENQHEILIGSCTSGMPLTNTQEHILMLLSEESLTNSELAKRLNVSQAAVTKAIKSLIKQELLEPFKDVKDARVIFYRLTELAKPVAAEHQHHHHHTIEIYEKIANQYSSDEQVIIQKFLETLVGEIGR
- a CDS encoding metal ABC transporter ATP-binding protein, which codes for MRYITVEDLSFYYDKEPVLEHINYFLDSGEFVTLTGENGAAKTTLIKASLGILQPRFGKITISKTNTTGKKLRIAYLPQQIASFNAGFPSTVYEFVKSGRYPRKGWFRRLNAHDEEHIKVSLDAVGMWENRDKRIGSLSGGQKQRAVIARMFASDPDIFVLDEPTTGMDAGSKDEFYNLMHHSAHRHGKAVLMITHDPEEVRKYADRNIHLVRNQDSPWRCFNVHESDKEVSHV